A genome region from Streptomyces sp. NBC_01296 includes the following:
- a CDS encoding WcaF family extracellular polysaccharide biosynthesis acetyltransferase: MRDLPAFTLAGYDKGRGLLTQALWFAVMNTLFMAWFCPARLRVALLRAFGAQIGEGVLIRHRVRVLWPWKLTVGDHTWIGEGAWLLNLEPVTIGANVCISQEAMLCTGSHDHRAADFRYRNAPIVVEDGAWVAVRATVLAGVTMGRCAVAGAGSVVHRNLPALTLQTMDGQRRPVEEPK, encoded by the coding sequence TTGCGTGATCTTCCTGCCTTCACGCTGGCCGGGTACGACAAGGGGCGCGGGCTGCTGACGCAGGCGCTCTGGTTCGCCGTGATGAACACGCTGTTCATGGCGTGGTTCTGTCCGGCCCGGCTGCGGGTGGCGCTGCTGCGGGCGTTCGGCGCGCAGATCGGCGAGGGCGTGCTGATCCGGCACCGGGTGCGGGTGCTGTGGCCGTGGAAGCTCACCGTCGGGGACCACACCTGGATCGGCGAGGGCGCCTGGCTGCTGAACCTGGAGCCGGTGACCATCGGGGCGAACGTGTGCATCTCGCAGGAAGCCATGCTGTGCACCGGTTCGCACGACCACCGGGCCGCCGACTTCCGGTACCGCAACGCTCCGATCGTGGTCGAGGACGGCGCCTGGGTGGCCGTACGGGCGACCGTGCTGGCCGGGGTCACGATGGGCCGCTGCGCGGTGGCGGGCGCCGGTTCGGTGGTCCACCGAAACCTTCCTGCACTGACCCTGCAGACGATGGACGGGCAGCGCCGCCCGGTCGAGGAGCCCAAGTGA